A single genomic interval of Deltaproteobacteria bacterium harbors:
- a CDS encoding alkaline phosphatase family protein, whose translation MFGFFKRIFLSVVLWSAVFCPWSNAFASVKDVYVIHFVLDGLREDALNHFVQAGELPHLKEYFVDHGAIFKHTLSTFPSVSSPGYIAFATGLGAANSGVFGLEWFDRTRARVMGYLTLKGFSRVNTDFLNRIALMDEKEARLRPPTTLFEKLFPEPTAAIYTPFRRGATMGVPKTMPVAAIFDAAVSLDGLKLDELAMRDVSKIFSKPLPKIPRYTLVALYAADYYGHKTGVESDEVLATLKQFDLSFAKFLDQLKERGLLDKTYIILSSDHGMHPTGDVFELRDVLWKAGFRDKSVYVGNRGISFTFLYARGEKGWKDLPSLDHLRHFPVKDKQIDLIKTILDQHETDWVAVRDGFDAVRVFKQDGEALIKILPNSNKSFYTYSYTGKDPLGFSQDPKLAPFLKGNIFSKDQWFKATADAISPNGVVEIANLFQEPRMGDILILAKGPWGFRKEKAGTHGSLNRDDMTIPLWIGGPTIPHKTFDLAKGADLFPTVLGWFGFGPEAYKDQEGHPLFQTEKKSEDNVALWLAELENNFPQKKSYPPNLRGALLERCHLEQKTRKAQLEKLERLQKEEKNSALRWSFGITAKAQAERIQKLDDVAHFLNGR comes from the coding sequence ATGTTTGGCTTTTTTAAACGAATTTTTTTAAGTGTCGTGTTGTGGTCCGCAGTTTTTTGTCCGTGGTCCAATGCTTTTGCGTCCGTCAAGGATGTTTACGTCATTCATTTTGTTTTGGATGGGTTGCGTGAAGATGCTTTGAATCATTTTGTTCAGGCAGGAGAACTTCCTCATTTAAAGGAATATTTTGTAGATCACGGAGCCATTTTCAAACACACCCTTAGCACATTCCCCAGCGTATCTTCCCCGGGTTACATCGCTTTTGCCACGGGTCTTGGAGCGGCCAATTCGGGAGTTTTTGGTTTGGAGTGGTTTGATCGAACCCGCGCCAGAGTCATGGGCTATCTGACCTTAAAGGGTTTTAGCAGGGTCAATACCGATTTCTTAAACCGGATTGCGCTGATGGATGAAAAAGAAGCGAGACTTCGTCCTCCAACCACTCTTTTTGAAAAACTTTTCCCGGAACCCACAGCGGCCATTTATACTCCTTTCCGAAGAGGGGCAACTATGGGTGTACCCAAGACAATGCCTGTTGCCGCCATTTTTGATGCGGCTGTTAGTCTTGATGGACTCAAACTCGATGAGCTGGCGATGCGCGATGTGTCCAAAATTTTTTCAAAACCACTTCCCAAAATCCCCAGATACACTTTGGTGGCGCTTTATGCGGCTGATTATTACGGCCATAAAACGGGAGTCGAATCAGATGAGGTTCTGGCTACACTGAAACAGTTTGATCTCTCTTTTGCCAAATTTCTGGATCAATTAAAAGAGCGCGGTCTTTTGGATAAAACTTACATCATTCTTTCCAGTGACCATGGAATGCACCCCACCGGAGATGTTTTTGAACTCCGTGATGTTCTGTGGAAAGCGGGATTTCGTGACAAATCGGTTTACGTTGGCAATCGCGGAATCAGTTTCACCTTTCTTTATGCCAGAGGAGAAAAAGGTTGGAAAGATTTGCCAAGTCTGGATCATCTTCGACATTTCCCAGTCAAAGATAAGCAAATTGATTTAATCAAAACAATCCTCGATCAACACGAAACCGATTGGGTTGCAGTTCGCGATGGGTTTGATGCTGTTCGCGTTTTTAAACAGGATGGGGAAGCTCTTATCAAGATCTTGCCTAACTCAAACAAATCTTTTTATACCTATTCTTATACCGGAAAAGACCCTCTTGGTTTTTCACAAGATCCGAAGTTGGCCCCTTTCCTCAAAGGAAATATTTTTTCGAAAGACCAATGGTTCAAAGCCACGGCCGATGCGATTTCTCCCAATGGTGTGGTGGAGATTGCCAATCTTTTTCAGGAACCGAGGATGGGAGACATTTTAATTTTGGCCAAAGGACCATGGGGATTTAGAAAAGAGAAAGCGGGGACGCATGGTTCTCTGAATCGGGATGATATGACCATTCCGCTCTGGATTGGCGGCCCCACGATTCCCCATAAGACTTTTGATCTGGCGAAAGGGGCCGATCTTTTTCCCACCGTTTTGGGATGGTTTGGATTTGGTCCCGAAGCATACAAGGATCAGGAGGGACATCCTCTTTTTCAAACGGAAAAAAAGAGTGAGGACAATGTCGCTTTATGGCTGGCAGAACTCGAAAATAATTTTCCCCAAAAGAAATCTTATCCTCCAAATTTGCGTGGAGCCTTGTTGGAGAGATGCCATTTGGAGCAAAAAACACGAAAGGCACAATTGGAAAAACTGGAAAGGCTTCAAAAAGAAGAAAAAAACAGCGCGCTACGCTGGAGTTTTGGAATAACCGCCAAGGCTCAAGCAGAGCGCATTCAAAAGTTGGATGATGTGGCCCATTTTTTAAATGGCCGTTGA
- a CDS encoding DNA adenine methylase, giving the protein MEALSLFNDIHEAPPTEGIKYAGSKLKLLPHILSLAGKVDAKTILDGFSGTTRVSQAFAKRGYKVFSNDISVWSEIFGTCYLLNKKDKKEYRDLINYLNSLSPIDGWFTQHYGGQPNGGSAVQNDGLKKPWQKHNTKKLDAIREEIAKLSLTPVEKAVALTSLIFAMDRVDNTLGHFVSYLQEWSPRSYNNLILEVPDIFRNREEHHVFRGDIFDIVPQVSVDLAYFDPPYGSNNEKMPPSRVRYASYYHLWASICLFDKPALFGKAKRREDTSDTVAASVFEEFRKNEQGKFLAVEAIERLIKLTNARWILLSYSSGGRATAQDLNDVLEGSGKIMEVLQLDYKKNVMAGMKWTNEWIRNVDEPNQEFLFLLEKK; this is encoded by the coding sequence ATGGAGGCCCTTTCACTCTTTAATGACATCCATGAAGCTCCTCCCACGGAGGGTATAAAGTACGCCGGCTCAAAGTTAAAACTATTGCCCCACATTCTTTCGCTTGCAGGTAAAGTTGACGCAAAAACCATTTTGGATGGTTTCTCCGGAACCACAAGAGTTTCACAGGCTTTTGCAAAACGGGGATATAAGGTTTTTTCCAACGATATTTCTGTTTGGTCTGAAATTTTTGGCACTTGCTACCTTCTTAACAAGAAAGACAAAAAAGAATATCGGGACCTGATCAACTATCTAAACTCACTTTCACCGATCGACGGATGGTTTACCCAACATTACGGTGGGCAACCTAATGGAGGTTCTGCCGTTCAAAACGATGGATTAAAGAAACCTTGGCAAAAACACAACACAAAAAAACTGGATGCAATACGGGAAGAAATTGCGAAGCTCTCCCTTACACCCGTGGAAAAAGCAGTCGCGCTGACCAGTTTAATTTTTGCAATGGATAGGGTTGATAATACGTTAGGCCACTTTGTTTCTTATCTACAGGAGTGGTCGCCGCGTTCCTATAACAATCTTATTCTCGAAGTGCCGGACATTTTTCGTAATCGGGAAGAGCATCATGTTTTCCGTGGAGATATTTTTGACATTGTTCCCCAAGTCTCTGTCGATCTGGCGTATTTTGATCCGCCTTATGGTTCCAATAATGAAAAAATGCCGCCGTCACGAGTTCGCTACGCGTCCTATTACCATCTCTGGGCCTCCATCTGTTTGTTTGACAAACCTGCATTATTTGGAAAAGCCAAGAGGCGGGAGGATACTTCTGACACAGTTGCGGCATCTGTGTTTGAGGAATTCCGAAAAAATGAACAAGGCAAATTTTTGGCGGTTGAGGCGATTGAGCGCCTCATCAAACTTACCAATGCACGATGGATTCTTCTTTCATATAGTTCAGGCGGCAGAGCAACCGCTCAAGACTTGAATGATGTTCTTGAAGGAAGCGGAAAAATCATGGAAGTATTGCAGTTGGATTACAAAAAAAATGTGATGGCAGGAATGAAGTGGACGAATGAGTGGATTCGTAATGTTGATGAACCTAATCAAGAATTTCTCTTTTTACTTGAGAAGAAATAG